One Nitrospirota bacterium DNA window includes the following coding sequences:
- a CDS encoding FAD/NAD(P)-binding protein, whose product MTRKNNIYMPSEAVIEEVISLTKDVNLYTMRTKKPFSWKSGQFFMVSLFGYGEVPISVTSSMDEPLKFCIRKVGYVTAAIHEMKAGESVGIRGPYGNGFPLDISKNKDVILMAGGLGIAPIRALIYEIIKNRKNYRNVFLVYGSKTPDDIIYKSETEVWAKSMKVILTVDRKNDKWTGRVGVVTGHLDKVDVDFPNATSYICGPHLMIEAGLKSLSEKGIPPEKIVTTLEAHMKCGVGKCGHCYMKEKYICTEGPVFTMKELSPDFI is encoded by the coding sequence TTGACACGGAAAAATAACATATATATGCCCTCTGAGGCAGTTATCGAGGAGGTTATCTCCCTCACTAAAGATGTTAACCTCTATACTATGAGGACAAAAAAACCCTTCTCATGGAAGTCAGGACAGTTCTTCATGGTATCCCTCTTTGGCTATGGAGAGGTGCCAATATCAGTGACATCCTCCATGGATGAGCCACTTAAGTTCTGCATTAGAAAAGTTGGATATGTAACAGCCGCGATTCATGAAATGAAGGCAGGCGAGAGTGTAGGAATCCGAGGCCCTTATGGAAATGGATTCCCACTCGATATCTCTAAAAACAAAGATGTCATTCTGATGGCAGGAGGTCTGGGCATAGCGCCTATAAGAGCACTTATATATGAGATTATAAAAAACAGAAAGAACTATAGAAATGTCTTTCTTGTTTATGGCTCGAAAACACCCGATGATATAATCTATAAATCGGAGACCGAGGTTTGGGCAAAATCCATGAAGGTTATCCTTACGGTTGACAGAAAAAACGACAAATGGACTGGCAGAGTAGGAGTAGTTACAGGGCATCTGGATAAGGTAGATGTCGATTTCCCGAATGCCACTTCTTATATATGTGGTCCTCATTTAATGATAGAGGCTGGATTAAAAAGCCTTTCTGAAAAGGGCATTCCTCCTGAAAAAATCGTTACCACATTGGAGGCACACATGAAGTGCGGAGTTGGCAAGTGCGGACACTGCTATATGAAAGAAAAATACATATGCACAGAAGGCCCTGTGTTTACTATGAAGGAGCTTTCCCCTGATTTTATCTAA
- a CDS encoding 4Fe-4S dicluster domain-containing protein → MSIIKNRILEKNYLSYWLRQLRNNMRLIAPLRQGGEDIVFTEIQNIHEIALDCPTSLPSPKEFLFPQFEPFLRKTGSGISDLKDSSKRVIFGVRSCDVSAVNILDRFFLRGFKDPYYASRRENTFFISIVCGKPDETCFCSGLGTGPYLKKGFDIQLYDLGDRYLVQSGSNEAEHWLNRYSFLMRNPDKTDLEDLFEIELSSKAMFQKRISLGSARQAILSGNVKDDFWQKVTDRCFECGGCVYECPLCTCFTVIDRTYEDEIVERARLWDSCLFKGFTRLAGGIIPGDKRLLRTKRWFFHKLIHYPETLGAYGCVGCGRCTITCPASIDMASVLINMKEEIS, encoded by the coding sequence ATGAGCATCATTAAGAATCGTATACTTGAGAAGAACTATCTTTCTTACTGGTTAAGACAGCTAAGAAACAATATGAGGCTTATTGCACCCCTTAGGCAAGGGGGAGAGGATATCGTGTTTACTGAAATCCAAAACATACATGAGATAGCTCTTGACTGCCCTACATCCCTTCCCTCGCCAAAGGAGTTTCTTTTTCCGCAGTTTGAGCCTTTTCTAAGGAAAACAGGCTCAGGTATTTCAGACCTCAAAGACAGCTCAAAGAGGGTAATATTCGGAGTAAGGAGCTGTGATGTCTCGGCAGTGAACATTCTTGACAGGTTTTTCCTCAGAGGCTTTAAAGACCCTTATTATGCCTCAAGAAGGGAAAACACCTTTTTTATCTCCATAGTCTGTGGCAAACCGGATGAGACATGTTTCTGTTCGGGCTTAGGCACAGGTCCTTATTTAAAGAAGGGATTTGATATACAGCTTTATGACCTCGGAGACAGATACCTTGTGCAGTCAGGCTCCAATGAGGCAGAGCACTGGCTTAACCGTTATTCATTCCTTATGAGAAACCCTGACAAGACAGACCTCGAGGACCTCTTTGAGATAGAGCTGAGCTCAAAGGCAATGTTTCAGAAAAGAATAAGCCTTGGCTCGGCAAGACAGGCGATACTTTCAGGAAATGTAAAAGATGACTTCTGGCAGAAGGTAACGGACAGGTGCTTTGAGTGCGGTGGGTGTGTGTATGAATGCCCTCTATGCACATGCTTTACAGTCATAGACAGGACATATGAAGATGAGATTGTGGAAAGGGCAAGGCTCTGGGATTCGTGCTTATTTAAAGGCTTCACAAGGCTCGCAGGAGGCATCATCCCAGGAGATAAAAGGCTTTTGAGGACAAAAAGATGGTTTTTCCATAAGCTCATCCACTACCCTGAGACATTGGGCGCCTATGGATGTGTTGGTTGCGGAAGATGCACCATTACCTGCCCTGCAAGTATAGACATGGCAAGTGTCCTTATAAATATGAAAGAAGAGATAAGTTGA